A part of Paroedura picta isolate Pp20150507F chromosome 7, Ppicta_v3.0, whole genome shotgun sequence genomic DNA contains:
- the ATG12 gene encoding ubiquitin-like protein ATG12 — MLEGAEEQAPVSPPVGVEIPEGGAAAAAVLEPVPALAVSPVSEEPAGDAKKKIDVLLKAVGDTPIMKTKKWTVERTRTIQGLIDFIKKFLKLMASEQLFIYVNQSFAPSPDQEVGTLYECFGSDGKLVLHYCKSQAWG, encoded by the exons ATGTTGGAAGGAGCCGAGGAACAGGCTCCCGTCTCGCCGCCGGTGGGGGTCGAGATCCCGGAGGGTGGAGCGGCTGCGGCCGCGGTGCTGGAGCCGGTTCCCGCCTTAGCTGTTTCCCCGGTCTCCGAGGAACCCGCTGGAGACGCgaaaaagaaaa TTGATGTTTTGCTTAAGGCTGTTGGAGATACTCCTATAATGAAGACCAAGAAATGGACCGTAGAGAGAACTCGTACAATCCAGGGGCTAATTGACTTTATCAAAAAGTTTCTCAAACTAATGGCCTCAGAACAGCTG TTTATTTATGTGAATCAGTCCTTTGCACCTTCACCAGACCAGGAAGTTGGAACACTCTATGAG TGCTTTGGAAGCGATGGCAAGCTGGTACTGCATTATTGTAAATCTCAAGCCTGGGGATGA